CAGGACCCAGAATCCAGAGAAGGTTTCAACTTAACCCAGAGCCGGCAAACCCAAGACACAGCTTCATCGGTGCGATCAACCCAGAGAAATCTCAAGGACCGGACTCAGACAAGGTCTAAAAAATTTAAATTCTTTCTCGTTCTCCTTATGGCCTTGTTAACCGGACTTCTTTTTTATGGGCTTTACGACCTCTCAAAATGGATTTGGATAGGGATACAAATGAAACGTCTGGATATCCAAAGAAATGGAATGGGATTAGCAAAAAAATTTGGTGTTGAAGAAGGCTTAACGGCACAAGGTTACTACGAGAAGGGGCGACAATATTTTTTGTTGGACAACGAAGACGGCTACGCCCGGGCAGAAACTTATTATATCAAAGGGATATCCTTAGATATCCATAATCCCCTATTTCTTGCTGCCTTGGCGGAAAATTATGTAGCCTGGGGACAAAACCGGGAAGATACAGAACTTTTAGAAAAGGGCTATCAGTTGGCAAAAAAAGCCCTCGGTCTGGCGTCCAACCAGGTTGAAGGGTATCGGGTTATTGCAGACCTTCTGAAGTACCATCATCAGTATGATGAATCCGAGAAAATGATAAAAAAGGCCTTAGAATTAAAACCTGAAGATGCAGATTCTCAATATGTTCTGGGAAGCCTGGTTCTGGCGAAGGGAGACAACTATGGAGTGGCCTATGAACATCTTAAAAAAGCACTGGATTTAAATCCTACTTTAGTCCGGGCGTATGCCGATTTAACGACTCTTTTAGCAGATCTTGAACTTTACGAAGAAACCCTGACCTATGCCCGTAAAGGGCTTGAACTGAATCCAGAACATCTACGTTTAAAAATTAATCTGGCAACAGCCTACAAAGGAGTCAAGGATTATGTCGGAGCCCTTCAGATTTATCAACAACTCCTGGAGGTAAGACCCCGACATTTCCAGATTCTTAATAGATTAGGAGAACTCTTTAATACCCTGGGTAATTATGATAATGCCATCTGGTACCTGACTCAAGCCACAGAATTTAATCCCTATGAAGCCCTGGGGTATGCCAATTTAGGGGATAGCTATTTCGGAAAAGGGGAT
The genomic region above belongs to Candidatus Limnocylindrales bacterium and contains:
- a CDS encoding tetratricopeptide repeat protein, producing MLSSKLFISIICPHCQTRYRVPSEKIPWDKTRSSDRPLKTRCLKCQYIFTFSKKPLTSEFPSKEKIPPFPNLTEQDPESREGFNLTQSRQTQDTASSVRSTQRNLKDRTQTRSKKFKFFLVLLMALLTGLLFYGLYDLSKWIWIGIQMKRLDIQRNGMGLAKKFGVEEGLTAQGYYEKGRQYFLLDNEDGYARAETYYIKGISLDIHNPLFLAALAENYVAWGQNREDTELLEKGYQLAKKALGLASNQVEGYRVIADLLKYHHQYDESEKMIKKALELKPEDADSQYVLGSLVLAKGDNYGVAYEHLKKALDLNPTLVRAYADLTTLLADLELYEETLTYARKGLELNPEHLRLKINLATAYKGVKDYVGALQIYQQLLEVRPRHFQILNRLGELFNTLGNYDNAIWYLTQATEFNPYEALGYANLGDSYFGKGDYKTATQMYQKAIQLSPQSASYHYKLGGTYLKQRKFELVKSSYQRGLELDRNKFNYYMAMGKMYREQQFHQLALEAYQRAFILQSRNKEVLEELVKTYQDLNRIDEARPYQQLLGLPGLEKISRAVEGGIRCLEKKTYSLAILKFQEALEWDKNYAQAYFYLGKTYELSGNPESALSAYVSSLKVPDTLSPEAKSYLVSYVETHAAESGISVLIDLLKNDPNPEIQTKITELLRKGKIPGSVGN